Part of the Micropterus dolomieu isolate WLL.071019.BEF.003 ecotype Adirondacks linkage group LG17, ASM2129224v1, whole genome shotgun sequence genome is shown below.
TCACAAAGCAAGTTAGGCTTAGTCTGGCTTTTTCTGGCCATCGTGGTCTCCTGAAGCTGATTATCAACTGGCTCAGTTAATTTGGGTTTTCCAATCCAGCAATGAGGCAGAGTTGTAAATCACAGGTAATATCAGATTCAAGAAGTGACTGTTTCATATGATACTGCGTTACACAAAACTAGGATAGCAGAAGCTGCATTAACATGAATGATATTCAAATATTAATAGTAAGATTAAGTGTGGGAATTATTGTCAAggccaggggttttcaaagtctgaggaCAGTGGGCCTTATATTAATTATTGTAAACCACGGTCTAAAGtaaaatagtaataaataataagaataataatgaGGTTTATTCTGATTTTTAGCTCTCTGACTATAAAGCAGTCTGTTACCTgtatttaaatgtgctatacaaataacttattattatttaatttaaaatctaacTTAATTATTAGTTGCAGTACAATAACGTGATGATGACGCTTTACCTCCCCCAATACAGGCTCCATGGACGGCCACCACAACAGGCTTTGGACACTACAAGACGAAAATAGTAATCAATAGGATGACAGGAAAATACACTGACAACCCAACATGGTCAATGCCGTCCAAATTCAAAAATCAAATCTTGTAATTCCTCAGAGTGATAAACAGAAGCCCTCTTCACCTTCTCTATGACGGAGAACGCCTCTTGATATTTAGCAACCATTTTTCTGATGTTCCAGGAAATCCTGGCCGTGTCGTCGCCCTCTGGTTGGAGTACCTCGCTGGCCATGTCCATCAGGTCAATACCTGGGCGGTAACACAGCACAGAGAATAAGTACAAATTTACTACGAAGACAGTGTCACTAAAACAGCTCGATACCCACCGGCTGTGAAGAGCCGCCCTGCTCCAGAAACCACCACCACTCTGCAGTCTGGGTCTTCAGCTATCTCATTAAAGCAATCCACCATCTCACTGagagaacaacaaaacaaaaacaaaagctccGGTCAGTGTTGGGtaaactgttaaataaatagtATGAGTGGTTTACTTTTTAACATGAGTTTAATATTaatcactttaaaatgtttcttgtaaTTTCTTTAGGATGTGCTTTAGGATGGATAACTGTTTTCAAAGAAATCCGTAGGCTAGTTGCTCTTTAAAATAtgcaatacaataataaatttGCAAATCTGAATATAACTTTTAAGAGGTGCTTTAACATTTATGGAATATGGATATTAATCTGATCTGAACTTTTTGGGAGATCAGTGCCAACACGTAATGATTATTTATGGCAATTTAACTGAGTAACATTGCTCAAagggatttttttaaaatacagagaCTATCGTCAACAAAAATCCAATGACTGCCTTCAGACTGGACaaaactcagctgccaggcttttaaccagaacaagaAACCGGATCACATGACTCCTGTTTTTGCTTCATTACTACATCAGGGGCTCCTACATGTTTTATGGCCTCTCTCCCTGTTATCTCTCAGACCTTTCAGTACTGTCTCCACCAGCCCCTtaagatcctcgggcagaggtctgccgTCTGTCCCAGAGGcctgactgaaaactaaaggggacagagcgtttgctgtcagggccccgaggctctggaacagcctgcccgaggaaatcaggccggctgagtcagtgaactccttGAGCCCCTTCTTATAAACAAACattcctgattttatttttctattaactgtattttaattcctttaaattgtttttcttgttttaatttttgtgtgttgtattttctGCCCTTGTAAAAGCACTTTATAACAAGTAACATTTGCtctacaaattattattattactattatgaTGATAATatcaaacatgtcagaacttaataacaaataatataGTTCCTGAAATAAATTCTAAGGAGGAGCTTTCACATTTATGGATATTTTATGTGATGTAACTGAATCTTCAATAATCAAAACTTTTTGGGAGGTCAGTGTCGACACCCATCCCTAACACATAATGATTATTCAGCAGCTTAACTTAGTAACATACAGAAGACAGAATAAGACATCAAACATGTCAgcacttaattaaaaaaataacagccATGTTCATTTGTTTTAAGAGAGATTCTTGCCTCCAGAAGGCTTTGTTCATGGCGTTGCGTTTCTCAGGACGGTGAAGCTCTACGTGTGTGACGGACTCCGCTGGGTGAGTGATGGCCAGGGTGGTGTAAGGAGGGACGGGACCACCTGaagacgacgacgacgacgacatGGCCCTGACAAGAGCCTGACTGGGCAGCCACAACCCGCTGTCTGGCAGAAGAGAAccagaaaaaataataaataaaacaaacagaatgagTTATCCAGCAGGAAGAGATTTTAACGATAAGAAGTTACGTAGATTTagaagagaagagcagagaacTGTTGAAGCTCAGGGCAgaagaatattttattatattgattATCGATCTTTTTGGGGGGGTTGAACTGTTAGTTTGACAAAAGACATTTAAGAAGTCACCTTGGGCTCAAAACAAGTGTTTTTCACAATTTTGTGGAAGGGCTGGGAGATGtggtcaaaaatgttatcacaataagaAGTTTCatatatcaataattatcaggataaatgtcaaatcaatatttcttaaaagttaaaaggctgatttctgctcctgagtgaaacCAAATggttatttgtggttttaatgtaatttttctttATGGTAAGAATAAACACTTGataccaaacagtggatcactaaACAAGTCTATGtcagaacatttaaaacaattatgataaatcttttttcaacaaaaatgcacaagtaaaattaagtacaatctattttcagtcccttttcctcaaagTAAATaccttaatagaaaaataagtgctaatttgtttgtgaatcAAAAGAATGAAGTCAAACATTtaatgaacatttgttatatttttttggaGGAAAATTTTATTGCAATAATTGTcattattgtaattttaattgttattttacactgcactacaataaaaacaagaatatccTAAAACCAAATCTGAAAATACAGATCATTTTAATTCACTAAATCTATGTTAAGTCCCAGGGGCAGTAGGACCTCACTCAGTGGTGCCAAGCCAAGTAGCATTGCATTGTAATATATTTGTCAAGCACAAGGTCGTGCTTTTACAAGTGGAGgaaagtagagctgaaacaaatcgctccaaataaaattaaatggcAACGAGTTTGATAAGCGCCGAGTCATTATGTACGAGAAACAACTGTTTAATAACATAACCTTGAGCTTTTGGAAGTTGTgcttttttcactattttctcaCATTGGATggacttaattaattaataaataaataacaagttaattgtaaataaaatcagttttatCTCCAGCAAGTGTaaagtataataaaacaatatatcaaCAGATGATCTTAATACAACCCTGCATGTTGCATGCGATGCTCCCACTGGTGACCTTTCACCTACATGGCACTTCAGAGCTGTTGTTTACATCAGTTAAATAAGTATTCATCTACGAACTAGCACGAGCTGATACACCATGACAAACGTGATAATTAACACGAGGTGCACATTTAAATTCAATGCATTTTATATAATAGTAACAAACAGccgcaagcaaacaaacacacaaaacacgcTCACTTACATTTCGAGACAGCTGACCGGACAACGGCTGACAACATCTCCACGTGAACGTGTCGAAGTCCAGATTATTTGATAATTAACGGAGATTAATGAACTTCACCTGCTTCCTTCTGTCTCTGCAGCTCAGCGTGCTGCTAAccaacgttactgaagctaactaGTTATTAACAGCTGTCTTACCGAAAGTCTTTGGTGGTAAAGTTACCTGCTTGCACACAAAAAGCAGCCGATATACAGTCCTGCTGTGTGTACCAAAGGTTAAGACGCAGGTTGCAGCCAAACAAATGTAATAGTGTCCAATAACAAAGAAACTTTCATGACTCCTCCTTAGCTAGTTTTAGCCTGGTACGGTGGCCGACTGGGCTCATACTCACTGCTCGATAAAAAGGCGCTGCATTATGTGCTGTATAGAGTTATGCTCGTGTCTTTTGAGGTCAATATTTTGTTAACACCTTTTAAATACTGTGCTTATACCCTGGTTTATGTAACAATACTGAATTTAGatatgaaaacacatttgtatgTAGAGTAATTAACCACTTATATTTATTCTTTATATGAACACAGCacactttgttttcttgttttctgttctgctttttttttttacaacataacaTGCAGTATTGATGTGGTTTTTGTGGGTGGTAGCATCTATGAACATGTACCAGTTTACTTTATCTCTTGTCTGTGTACTCAAAACAGCCCGTAGAGCAGCTGTAGCCTCGTCTGTTCACACTTTAACTGTTGTTTTCTGATGGTCTGACTCTTTTAATCAGCTGGGGGTAAGTTggaataattatttatattgcatagGCTTGGCTATAGGATTAAATTTATGAGTATTTATAATTGCATTTAATATGTTTACTTGTATTTGTATGAATTAGTAGTAGTGTGTACCTGCCCAGGAATTGCATGATGTAAAGTAGCTGAAAAGCATCTCCTCTCtatgatattaatgtttttgttcagGTCATGTGTGACAGTATTACATTTATAAGTACTGTAGTATTCATGCACTCTTGTAGTATTGCACCTTGAAGTATGGTCACAATCTGATCTGTAGCTAGATACAGTTTGTTGTCCAATAACTACGTCTTTATGTTTGCTAATCTGGGTTTTGCTTGATGTCTGTGTATAATAGTTGTTTCgctataatgataaataaacaaccttgtaaccttgtttatatttgtattcttctataaatctgtttttgtacAGTTAATATTGAGAGTTAAATGTGTCAACATACTCACAGCGGTTCAGATTCTCACAAAGTGCCCAATCTTTGAGTTTTAGTGTGCAAAATTGTTAAAGCAGAGAGCCAAATAGCCTGTCTAAATTCTTACAGAAGTGCAAAATACAGTCCAGATCACTAAAGCATTGCAACATACTTAACTGGTAATAACTTCACAACCACGTGtcctacattttaaatgtatgggAGCTACTTACTGTGAATTGGGTTTTAAAGTTATACCTATATTTTCCAGTGTCACAGTATCACTGTAGCTTTAGCTTTACTGTAGCTGAGCTTTAAAGGATTAAACTTACAATACGATGTAAATATCTAAGTTTTAGTGTCCCGATAAAAGCTAATTTTGTGGTTGATAtagaacaaaaacagtaaattaaTGCACTGAAGAACAGTCAGTCATCATTTTGCACTGTCACTGTGTTTTACATGGCTTTAAGTTTGTTtaattctctctctgtttgaaATATACTCTGTTTTAAtatgaagcactttgtaactgtgttttgagaggtgctatataaataaagtttatttttaataggaACTTTATTGCACATGGTTTTCAACTCCCTGGTTCACACGTTTAGAGGCTCTGCAGAGAAACGTGAGTTGATTCCTGCCCACTGGCATCACAGGGGCCTCGGACCTGGAGAAATCACATTACCTTGTTTGTTGCTCAACGTTTGAggacaaacaataaataaaggcaacaaaaaaataaactaaaggTGTCCAACTTTTCGCACCTTGACCTCAATTTTTTCCAAACCAAAAGATTATAGATCGTTTAAATAAATGTGCTTAAAGTACTTTATGTTTCCTCACTTCACTGTATGTTTTGAGGTAAAAGCACCATCAGTCCCCATTGTATGTTTGTGAAAGACTCCCACGTTTCTGATGTGCACAACTCATACTTACCTTTAACTGCAAACAAGTAGgtggaaaaaaataatgtgtaCATCATGGTGTACACCAGCTTACATAATGTTTACATAAACGTGACACATTGAAAAAGCTacaatgaacaacaacaacgtTGTCTAAAATCAAGTGCTTCTGTAAATTGTAATAGAATAGACTTTATTTTCATGTGTACAACgaatatacatacacaaataaatcTTCATATGCAAGTGAGCAATTTGTAACAAAGAAATTTTCCCTCAGGGGTCagtaaagtatttctgattcagATTCTGAAAGTCACCTTCCTTAGAGACTTGATGTTGGGACTAGAAGTCCCGTCTTAACTGACTGTGAGCTTTATTTACAATTTGCCCTTTTGTAAATAcctgtttttaaatcaaaattatatattttataaaatgttgtcTGTGTAAACTGTTAAGCACAAATTCTGCAGTTGCATGAAGAGTGTAGTTCTCTCTATTCTCCACCAGAGTGCGCTGGAGATCAGTTTGTAGTTCGTCAgt
Proteins encoded:
- the ech1 gene encoding delta(3,5)-Delta(2,4)-dienoyl-CoA isomerase, mitochondrial translates to MLSAVVRSAVSKYSGLWLPSQALVRAMSSSSSSSGGPVPPYTTLAITHPAESVTHVELHRPEKRNAMNKAFWSEMVDCFNEIAEDPDCRVVVVSGAGRLFTAGIDLMDMASEVLQPEGDDTARISWNIRKMVAKYQEAFSVIEKCPKPVVVAVHGACIGGGVDLVTACDIRLCTQDAWFQVKEVDIGLAADVGTLQRLPKVIGSRSLVNELALTARKMYADEAKSSGLVSRVFADKEAMMAGALEMAGEIAGRSPVAVQGTKINLIYSRDHSVAEGLNYMATWNMSMLQTQDLMKSAQAAMEKKSPKTIAFSKL